A single region of the Pseudomonas sp. B21-023 genome encodes:
- a CDS encoding autotransporter outer membrane beta-barrel domain-containing protein translates to MNISHLRRSLLALSVTAATVHAAPDLNHDLGTGAYISSGGGFNNATFTGTSQNAGVTLTNVTLAGSLINQGKINLTAATPSDVPSGISMTLNSTVAGSLVNQGDITVSGTTAMGLDLYLAKIAGEVSNNGNIRVTGEDANGMMITSAQARINNSGTITASGVGSAGIEIENASFTGKNTGDPFKSDINNSGTISAEGVGIHLVNLDPSAGFSIFSIRQTGGLIEGGTAAILADDHSSPSYFYWEGGQVKGDLLGLSGVLVQGDAQFDGSTIRAGYVDIDGGRLTLLRPQTTIVGNLDLDSETARLRLLLDNNTLPNTPILTVTGDTYFSPGSQVELQARSDDFRTSAQGNRYTLINSGTWEDPQNLSVVSSSALLEVKSFGIEGQDVKATVATRSDEAVTQDLLGAHGSRNAVNAIQPLKNTVLGQMDESDPVFQHFANAATSEDLAKLAETLAPDVSRGVINAATNSQNLVAGAIEHRASKVRSGLSSGDVLAEQGVWLQALSSDANQDSRHGIGGFDANTQGIALGADGKLNPNTTVGLAYSYLTSDVKSDLGNKTDVNGHALTLYGNWARDNFFVDTSLTYGWNDNESRRYIAGTRAKADYDSAIFGVKALAGYTFRLDKHWLLEPQVGARYAKVSIDSYHEKGSSAALNVGSQRYEIGEMGLGARLAAAFDVGVGSLEPEAKLMAWHDFIGDKASTTSTFVLGGTPFTTQGATPARDSYELGLGVNYRVGAWSVGGMYNYLASSGFNADTFTANVRYDF, encoded by the coding sequence TTGAACATCTCCCACCTGCGCCGCTCGTTGTTGGCGCTGTCCGTCACGGCTGCCACAGTCCATGCCGCACCCGACCTCAACCACGACCTGGGCACAGGGGCATACATCAGCTCCGGCGGTGGTTTCAATAACGCCACCTTTACCGGAACGTCACAAAACGCAGGTGTGACGCTGACCAATGTGACGCTGGCGGGCAGCTTGATCAATCAGGGCAAGATCAACCTGACGGCCGCAACACCCAGTGACGTCCCGTCCGGCATCTCCATGACCCTCAACTCCACCGTCGCTGGCAGTCTGGTCAATCAGGGCGATATAACGGTGAGCGGCACCACTGCTATGGGGCTGGACCTGTATCTGGCGAAAATCGCCGGTGAAGTCAGCAACAACGGCAACATCAGGGTAACAGGCGAAGATGCCAATGGCATGATGATCACCTCGGCCCAGGCTCGCATCAATAACTCGGGCACCATCACTGCCAGCGGCGTCGGCTCTGCAGGTATCGAGATAGAAAACGCCAGCTTCACCGGTAAAAACACAGGCGACCCTTTCAAGAGTGATATCAACAACAGCGGGACTATCTCCGCCGAGGGCGTCGGTATCCACTTGGTCAACCTCGACCCCTCCGCCGGCTTCAGCATCTTCTCCATCAGGCAGACCGGTGGCCTGATCGAAGGCGGCACCGCGGCAATTCTGGCGGATGACCATTCCTCCCCTTCTTATTTCTACTGGGAGGGTGGCCAGGTCAAGGGTGACCTGCTGGGCCTGAGTGGGGTACTGGTGCAAGGGGATGCACAATTCGACGGCTCGACCATCCGTGCCGGTTACGTCGATATCGACGGTGGCCGCCTGACGCTGCTTCGCCCACAGACCACGATTGTCGGCAACCTCGACCTGGATAGCGAAACTGCTCGCTTGCGCCTGCTGCTGGATAACAACACACTGCCCAACACGCCGATCCTGACAGTCACCGGCGATACCTACTTCTCTCCAGGCAGCCAGGTCGAACTGCAGGCTCGCTCCGACGATTTCCGCACCTCGGCCCAGGGCAACCGCTACACCCTCATCAATTCCGGCACGTGGGAAGATCCACAGAACCTCTCCGTGGTTTCGTCCTCGGCGCTGCTTGAAGTGAAAAGCTTTGGCATTGAAGGCCAGGATGTAAAAGCAACGGTTGCGACCCGCAGTGATGAGGCAGTAACGCAAGACCTGCTGGGCGCCCATGGTTCGCGCAATGCGGTGAACGCCATCCAGCCGCTCAAGAACACAGTCCTGGGCCAGATGGACGAAAGCGACCCGGTATTCCAGCATTTTGCCAACGCCGCCACCTCCGAAGATCTGGCGAAACTTGCCGAAACCTTGGCCCCGGACGTCAGCCGTGGAGTCATCAACGCCGCCACCAACAGTCAAAACCTGGTCGCAGGTGCCATCGAGCACCGCGCCAGCAAAGTACGCAGCGGCCTGTCGTCGGGCGACGTCCTGGCAGAACAAGGGGTATGGCTGCAAGCGCTGTCCAGCGATGCCAACCAGGATAGCCGCCACGGTATCGGCGGCTTTGACGCCAACACCCAAGGCATCGCCTTGGGTGCCGACGGCAAGCTCAACCCCAATACCACCGTGGGCCTGGCGTACAGCTACCTGACCAGCGACGTCAAGTCGGACCTTGGCAACAAGACCGACGTCAACGGCCATGCACTGACGCTGTACGGCAACTGGGCCCGTGACAACTTCTTTGTCGACACCTCGCTGACCTATGGCTGGAACGACAACGAGTCCAGACGCTACATCGCCGGCACCCGCGCCAAGGCCGATTACGACAGTGCAATCTTCGGCGTCAAAGCACTTGCAGGCTACACGTTCCGGCTAGACAAGCATTGGCTGCTGGAGCCACAGGTCGGTGCGCGTTATGCCAAGGTTTCGATTGATTCGTACCATGAGAAAGGCAGCTCAGCCGCCCTCAACGTTGGCAGCCAGCGCTATGAAATTGGCGAAATGGGCCTGGGCGCCCGTCTGGCGGCCGCTTTTGACGTCGGCGTGGGCAGCCTGGAGCCGGAAGCCAAGCTGATGGCCTGGCACGATTTCATCGGCGACAAGGCCAGCACCACCTCGACCTTCGTGCTCGGCGGTACCCCCTTCACCACCCAAGGCGCCACCCCCGCGCGCGACAGCTACGAGCTGGGACTGGGTGTCAACTACCGGGTAGGCGCCTGGAGCGTGGGAGGGATGTACAACTACCTGGCCAGCAGTGGTTTCAACGCCGACACCTTCACTGCCAACGTGCGTTACGACTTCTGA
- a CDS encoding alpha/beta hydrolase, with protein MACVLIISALLIACQSPREALQQLAQEHGRQWEVLSGQDFPLIILAPRTAEKMTRLRVYLEGDGHSWSTATQPSLDPSPHNLLVPRLAVNDPTPNVYLARPCQFVMAAACQTALWTHRRYAQEVIDRLNQALDQLKQRYGNSEFELVGYSGGAALALLLAAQRNDITQVQTLAGNLSPRMWATMKGLSPLHGSLEPLDYRDRLSLLPQRHFIGDADSIIPSDLAARYQQALGSPLSQCIHVPEASHDSGWEAAWSRWAKTPLAHEHP; from the coding sequence ATGGCGTGTGTGCTGATAATCAGCGCACTTCTCATCGCCTGCCAATCGCCGCGCGAGGCACTGCAACAACTGGCTCAAGAACACGGCCGACAATGGGAGGTCCTGTCGGGACAAGACTTCCCTCTCATCATCCTTGCGCCGCGCACCGCAGAAAAAATGACTCGCCTGCGTGTCTACCTGGAAGGCGATGGGCATTCCTGGTCGACGGCCACTCAACCCAGCCTGGATCCGAGCCCGCACAATCTGTTGGTGCCACGGCTGGCGGTCAACGATCCGACGCCGAACGTGTATCTCGCGCGTCCCTGCCAGTTCGTCATGGCTGCAGCGTGTCAGACCGCACTCTGGACCCATCGACGCTACGCCCAGGAAGTGATCGACCGCCTCAACCAGGCGCTAGACCAACTGAAACAACGATATGGCAACAGTGAATTCGAACTCGTGGGATATTCGGGTGGCGCCGCACTGGCATTATTGTTAGCGGCGCAGCGCAATGATATTACCCAGGTGCAAACCCTGGCCGGCAACCTTAGCCCGCGTATGTGGGCGACGATGAAAGGACTGTCGCCACTCCACGGATCCTTGGAACCGCTGGACTACCGAGATCGACTCTCCTTGTTACCTCAGCGTCATTTCATTGGAGACGCTGACTCGATCATTCCGAGTGATTTGGCTGCCAGGTATCAACAGGCACTTGGCTCACCATTATCCCAGTGTATTCATGTCCCTGAAGCGAGCCACGACAGTGGCTGGGAAGCAGCATGGAGCCGATGGGCCAAGACTCCATTGGCACATGAACATCCTTGA
- a CDS encoding multicopper oxidase family protein: MSFTRRQMLKGLTGLVVVGLGAGGAARYWLGKVEDDNAGHDYELIAAPLDVELVPGFKTEAWAFGPSAPGTELRVRQGTWLRVRFINHLPVETTIHWHGIRLPLEMDGVPYVSQLPVKPGEYFDYKFRVPDAGSYWYHPHVSSSEELGRGLVGPLIVEEREPTGFKHERTLSLKNWHVDEQGAWLPFSIPREAARNGTAGRLITINGQAESVTELPAGQVVRVRLLNLDNTWTYRLNLKGNCEAMIYALDGNPITPRPLDEEYWLGPGMRICLAIRIPEAGEEVSLRDGFVRLGTLRSVASSDAPGDWPKALPPNPVAEPDLENAEKLNFNFEWVGKVSVNTENGKPPSLWQINGQAWDITDKTCADRPIATLQKGKSYILELKNMTQYQHPIHLHGMSFKVIASNRRKIVEPWFTDTYLLGKNERAQVALVADNPGTWMFHCHVIDHMETGLMAAIAVV, encoded by the coding sequence ATGTCCTTTACCCGTCGACAAATGCTCAAGGGCCTGACCGGCCTTGTGGTGGTAGGCCTGGGCGCCGGTGGCGCGGCGCGTTACTGGCTGGGCAAGGTCGAGGACGACAACGCCGGGCACGACTACGAGCTGATCGCCGCACCGCTGGACGTCGAGCTGGTGCCGGGGTTCAAGACCGAGGCCTGGGCCTTCGGCCCGTCGGCGCCGGGGACCGAGCTGCGGGTGCGCCAGGGTACGTGGCTGCGGGTGCGCTTCATCAACCATCTACCCGTCGAGACCACCATCCACTGGCACGGCATCCGCCTGCCGCTGGAAATGGACGGCGTGCCGTACGTGTCGCAATTGCCGGTCAAGCCCGGCGAATATTTCGACTACAAGTTCCGTGTACCGGATGCCGGCAGCTACTGGTACCACCCCCACGTGAGCAGCTCCGAGGAACTGGGGCGCGGGCTGGTTGGCCCGCTGATCGTCGAAGAGCGCGAACCGACCGGTTTCAAGCACGAACGCACGCTGAGCCTGAAGAACTGGCACGTGGACGAGCAGGGCGCCTGGCTGCCGTTCAGCATCCCCCGCGAGGCGGCGCGCAACGGCACTGCCGGGCGGTTGATCACCATCAATGGCCAGGCCGAGTCGGTTACGGAGCTGCCGGCGGGGCAGGTGGTGCGGGTGCGCTTGCTGAACCTGGACAACACCTGGACCTACCGCCTGAACCTCAAAGGCAACTGCGAGGCGATGATCTACGCCCTCGATGGCAACCCGATCACCCCGCGCCCGCTGGACGAGGAGTACTGGCTTGGCCCCGGCATGCGCATCTGCCTGGCGATCCGCATTCCCGAGGCGGGCGAGGAGGTCTCGTTGCGTGACGGCTTCGTGCGCCTGGGGACCTTGCGCTCGGTGGCCAGCAGCGACGCTCCCGGTGACTGGCCCAAGGCGCTGCCGCCGAACCCCGTTGCCGAGCCGGACCTGGAGAATGCCGAGAAGCTCAACTTCAATTTCGAATGGGTCGGCAAGGTTTCGGTGAATACCGAGAACGGCAAGCCGCCGAGTCTGTGGCAGATCAACGGCCAGGCCTGGGACATCACCGACAAGACCTGTGCCGACCGGCCGATCGCCACGCTGCAGAAGGGCAAGAGCTATATCCTCGAGCTGAAGAACATGACCCAGTACCAGCACCCGATCCACCTGCACGGCATGAGTTTCAAGGTGATCGCCTCCAATCGGCGCAAGATCGTCGAGCCGTGGTTCACCGATACCTACCTGCTGGGCAAGAACGAGCGGGCGCAGGTGGCGCTGGTGGCGGATAACCCAGGCACCTGGATGTTCCATTGCCATGTCATCGACCACATGGAAACCGGCCTGATGGCCGCGATCGCGGTGGTTTGA
- the tadA gene encoding tRNA adenosine(34) deaminase TadA encodes MRPQIIDRSRDQEFMRLALELAAQGAALGEVPVGAVLVQHGQVLGQGFNRPILDSDPSAHAEMVAIRAAAKSASNYRLPGSTLYVTLEPCSMCAGLIVHSRVARVVYGALEPKAGIVQSQGQFFTQGFLNHRVMYEGGVLAEECGAILSEFFKARRAKG; translated from the coding sequence ATGCGCCCGCAGATCATCGATCGCAGCCGCGATCAGGAATTCATGCGCCTGGCCCTGGAACTGGCGGCCCAGGGCGCGGCCCTGGGCGAGGTGCCGGTGGGCGCGGTGCTGGTGCAGCACGGCCAGGTGCTCGGCCAGGGCTTCAACCGGCCGATCCTCGACAGCGACCCCAGCGCCCATGCCGAGATGGTGGCGATCCGCGCTGCGGCCAAGTCCGCCAGCAACTACCGCCTGCCGGGCAGCACCCTGTACGTGACACTGGAACCGTGCAGCATGTGCGCGGGGCTGATCGTCCATTCGCGGGTGGCGCGGGTGGTCTACGGCGCGCTGGAGCCCAAGGCAGGGATCGTGCAGAGCCAGGGGCAGTTCTTCACCCAGGGTTTTCTCAACCATCGGGTGATGTACGAGGGGGGAGTGCTGGCCGAGGAATGCGGCGCGATCCTCAGCGAGTTTTTCAAGGCTCGGCGGGCCAAGGGCTAA
- the mltF gene encoding membrane-bound lytic murein transglycosylase MltF yields the protein MFAHTALRQRCAKWLFATGLFLMLGACVEKPSTLERVKEDGVLRVITRNSPATYFQDRNGETGFEYELVKRFADDLGVKLEIETADNLDQLFDQLGKPSGPVLAAAGLVSSERRASQAKFSHPYLEVTPQVIYRNGRSRPTNAKGLVGKKIMVLKGSSHADQLAELKKQNPGLEYEESDAVEVVDLLRMVDEGQIDLTLVDSNELAMNQVYFPNVRVAFDLGDTRDQRWAVAAGEDNSLLNEINEFLDKSQKNGTLQRLKDRYYGHVDVLGYVGAYTFAQHLQQRLPKYEKHFKTSSKVEQVDWRLLAAIGYQESMWQPEVTSKTGVRGLMMLTQRTAQAMGVSNRLDPRQSIQGGAKYFMLVKDQLDDSIKEPDRTWFALAAYNVGSGHLEDARTLARREGLNPNKWLDVKKMLPRLSQKQWYSKTKYGYARGGEPVHFVANIRRYYDILTWVTQPQLEGQVAEGNLHVPAVNKDKPAEQAAPM from the coding sequence ATGTTCGCCCACACTGCTTTGCGCCAGCGTTGCGCCAAATGGCTCTTCGCAACCGGACTCTTCCTGATGCTCGGTGCCTGCGTTGAAAAACCCAGCACCCTCGAGCGCGTCAAGGAGGATGGCGTATTGCGCGTGATTACCCGCAACAGCCCGGCGACCTACTTCCAGGACCGCAACGGCGAAACCGGTTTCGAGTACGAACTGGTCAAGCGCTTCGCCGATGACCTGGGGGTGAAGCTCGAGATCGAGACCGCCGACAACCTCGACCAATTGTTCGACCAGTTGGGCAAGCCCTCCGGCCCGGTACTGGCCGCCGCCGGCCTGGTCAGCAGCGAGCGCCGCGCCAGCCAGGCGAAGTTCTCCCACCCGTATCTCGAGGTGACCCCGCAGGTCATCTACCGCAACGGCCGCTCGCGCCCCACCAATGCCAAGGGCCTGGTGGGCAAAAAGATCATGGTGCTCAAGGGCAGCAGCCACGCCGACCAGCTGGCCGAGCTGAAAAAGCAGAATCCGGGGCTGGAATACGAAGAATCCGACGCCGTCGAAGTGGTCGACCTGCTGCGCATGGTCGACGAAGGCCAGATCGACCTGACCCTGGTCGACTCCAACGAACTGGCCATGAACCAGGTCTACTTCCCCAACGTGCGCGTGGCCTTCGACCTGGGCGACACCCGTGACCAGCGCTGGGCGGTGGCCGCCGGCGAAGACAACAGCCTGCTCAACGAGATCAACGAGTTTCTCGACAAGTCGCAGAAGAACGGCACGCTTCAACGCCTGAAGGACCGTTACTACGGCCATGTCGATGTGCTGGGCTACGTCGGTGCCTACACCTTCGCCCAGCACCTGCAGCAACGCCTGCCCAAGTACGAGAAACACTTCAAGACCAGCTCCAAGGTCGAACAGGTGGACTGGCGGCTGCTGGCCGCGATCGGCTACCAGGAATCGATGTGGCAGCCGGAAGTCACCTCCAAGACCGGTGTGCGCGGCCTGATGATGCTGACCCAGCGCACCGCCCAGGCCATGGGCGTGTCCAACCGCCTGGACCCCCGGCAGAGCATCCAGGGCGGCGCCAAGTACTTCATGCTGGTCAAGGACCAGCTCGACGACAGCATCAAGGAGCCGGACCGCACCTGGTTCGCCCTGGCGGCCTACAACGTTGGCAGCGGCCACCTCGAAGACGCCCGCACCCTGGCCAGGCGCGAAGGCCTGAACCCGAACAAGTGGCTGGACGTGAAGAAGATGCTGCCGCGCCTGTCGCAGAAGCAGTGGTACAGCAAGACCAAGTACGGTTATGCCCGGGGCGGCGAGCCGGTGCATTTCGTCGCCAACATCCGTCGTTACTACGACATCCTCACCTGGGTCACGCAGCCGCAGCTCGAAGGCCAGGTGGCCGAGGGCAACCTGCATGTGCCGGCGGTGAACAAGGACAAGCCAGCGGAGCAAGCGGCGCCGATGTGA